The genomic window TCTTGTCGTTCACTGATAATACGCGCTGCGTGCGCAAAAGCGGTTTGACATGGCCGTTAAAGCTGTTAAACTTTAAGAGTTATCAAATTTGTGGGAATAGCTCAGTTGGTAGAGCGTTGCCTTGCCAAGGCAAAGGTCGCGGGTTCAAGTCCCGTTTCCCACTCCAAAAATCCTTCAAATCTATTGCAAACACAGATTCTTTTAGATTATTCTAGTACTAAATAAGCAGACAATTTTTTTGGGTAAATACAATATGCAGACAAGAAATTCGATGAAATCAGTCCTTGCGCAAGGTGCAACCGTTGTTAAGGCTATCGAAGAAGCGTTGAAAAAAGCAGACATGCCACAAGAATTTTTTGTAAAAATTCTAGAAGAAGCTCAATCGGGCTTTCTGGGCTTTGGATCAAAAAAAGCAAAAATCGCATTATTTTTTAGAAAAGAGTCTTTTGAGCAAAGAGGCGATGGAGTTCTTGCTCAAAGTTCATACGAAAAACTTTTCAATAATCAATCCATGCAAAAACAAATAGACAATCAACAAAGAGATGTGCCATCTCAAAAAGATGTGAAACCGGCGCCATCAGCTCCAGTCGCTCCTCGACCACAAGTCGTGGTAAGGCCTCAAGCTCCTGCACAAACAACAGTAAGAAGACCAAATCAATTTCTGCAAAGAGAGCTGAGACCGGTAACTCCTCAAGTTAAAGAAAATCAACCTCAGGCCCGACCTCAACAAGTTCGATCTTTAGAAAAAACAGATAGCTTGCAAAGACCGCAGCGCAGACTACAAGATATTCCTCAGCGTCAATTGCCTCGTCGTGATCAGCCTCGCAGAGATGAATCTCGCAGAGACGAGTCTCGTAGAGACGAATTTGCTAGAGACGAATTCACTAGAGATCAGCCTCGCAGTGAAGCTTCTGACAGAGATCAAGCTCGTCGAAATGAACCTCACAGAGACCAGTCTCGTAGAGACGAATTTAATAGAGACGAATTTAACAAAGACCAGTCTCGTAGAGAGCAGCCTCGCCGAGAGCAGCCTCGTCGAGATGATAGTTTTTCATCTGATCAGTCAGGTCAAGAAAGATCTGGTTTGCAGGATTCTGGATCAGAAAGATCACAGCGACCTAATTATCCTAATCGCAGAAGATCTCGTTACCATTCACCTCGACCTCGACAAACTGATGGCGATGGTGGAAGTTCGACATCAACTACTCCAAAAAATACTAATGATTCCGACGACAACTTCTAATCGTTTACTTGCTCAGCATGAACAGACTATCGTTGCTTTATGCACCCCTCAGGGTTCAGGGGCAATAGGTTTGATTCGTTTGTCGGGCAGTGACGCACTCGCCATAGCTGACAGTTTAAGTCTTTTGCCGTCTGGAAAAAAATTATCGCAGCAAGTAAGTCATACCATTCACTATGGATGGGTCGTTGACGACAATCAAACTCACATTGATCAAGTTCTTTTCTTGCTCATGCGAGCACCTAAAACATTTACAGGACAAGACGTTGTCGAAATTTCATGTCATAATAATCAATTTTTAATTGAAAAAATTATTGATAGAGCTTTGCAGTGCGGAGCTCGTTTGGCCTCTAAAGGAGAGTTTACGCAGCGAGCTGTCATGCTTGGAAAAATTGATTTGCTTCAAGCAGAAGCTATGAATGATTTGATTCATGCTCAAACGGCCGAGTCTTTAAAATACTCGCTACAGCAGCTTGAAGGTAGTTTTTCTTCATGGATAGCAGACGCTGAATTTGCAGTCGTTGAAATGGTTGCTTTTTGCGAAGCAAGCTTTGAATTTATTGATGAAGAGATAGAATTTGCTCACGATGTTTCTGTAAAAATGGAAAAATTAATACAAAAAATTGAAGCTTTACTGAAAACATACAGCAAGCAGCAATACATTAAAGAAGGCATTCGCATTGTTTTAATTGGCTCTGTTAACGCCGGAAAATCATCACTCTTGAATTGTTTACTTGATAAAAAACGTGCAATTGTCACACCAATTCCTGGAACAACTCGTGACACGATAGAAGCTGGAATGTTTCGTGATGGCAACTTTTTAACCATTGTTGATACTGCAGGGATTAGAAAAACAGATGATGAAATTGAACAAGAAGGCATTGATCGATCTTTTAAGGAAGCTGCAAGTGCAGATATAATTTTACTCATTGTTGACCAATCGCAGCAGTTGTCTGAGCAAGAGCAGCAAGCTTATACAGAAATTATAGAAAAATACTTACCAAAAATTATTTTAGTTCAGAATAAAATTGATCTTGATAAAGCAACGTCAAAAATAATATTTGATGGGCCTGTTGTACAAATTTCTGCAAAAGAAAATAAGCATGTTCAAGATTTATTTGATGCTACTGCAAAAAAAATAGACGAGCTAAAAGGATCAGAGGCAATTACGTGTCTGCTCAACAATCGTCAACATGATCTTTTGGTAAAATTCTTAGAGCATATTAAGCAAGTGCTGCCAATGCTACAAAATTCTGTTGATTATGAATTAGTTTCATACCAACTAAAAGAATCGTTAGTTTTGCTTTCAGAAATGACCGGTCGGTCCGTTAGCGAAGCTGTTCTCGATAAAGTATTTCAATCTTTTTGTGTTGGAAAATAAAAAAAATGGCTGCTTTTTAGGCAGCCATTTTTTAGGTCTAAATTAAATTTATTTTGAATCAATTGCAAAAATTTCAACACGTCTGTTAGGAGCTTGTTGTTTTTTGTTGCCGTCTTTTACGACTGGCATTTCTTGGCCACGAGGAGCAATTTTGATATTTGATGAATCGATTCCTGCTTCAGCAAACTTTTGAGCAACATGACGAGCACGTTTTTCAGAAAGAGCTAAGTTGTAAATTGCAGATCCTGCTGAGTGACAAGCATGTCCTTCAATAACAATAGTTTTACCTTGTTTGATCATTTTTTTAGCTTGATCAATATTTTTATGTAAATTGCTGTGTTCAACAGGTTTCAAGATATCTTTATCGAAGTCAAAATACAGTGTTTTGAAAAGATGTTTGCTTTCTTCTGCTGCTGAATCTTCCCAAGAAAACAGTTTGCTTTCTGATGGGGTTTGTAAGCCTTGTTCCGTTGATTTATGCTTTGATAGATGATCATCAAGAGCAAAAGTTTTCATTGAGTTATCATCAAGGTCAAAAGGTTCTGTCGCAGATGATTTTTTATTTTTGCTAAATTTGTTTTGATCTTTTGAAAAAAATGAATCTTTTTTTGGTTCAGATTTATTTTGATTTTTTTTACAGCCGCCAAGAAGTAACGCTAGAATGGCAAATGAGAACAAAATGACTTTGTTAGACTTTGTTTGCATACGAGAAACCTTTTTTGTTTTTTTGAGTTTTTATTGTTTGTGAAGATCGATTTTCAAACAGTTTATTTTGCTCTATGAAAAAGTCAATGAGTCGCTGAGATGCGGCTAATGAATTTATCGAGCTGGTTTATATTTTCGTTACTCTTAGTACTAAATAAAGGCTGAAAATAAGAAGTTGGTATTAAACCTCTCGAACCCTTACAACTGGTGTAGCTTTTCTTGGAGTAGTTTTTTTATTACAACAAGAGTTTCCACAACCACTAAGAAATAAAGCTAGGATGGTAACTGAAAATAAAATAAATTTGTTTGATTTAGCTTGCATTAAAGAATCCTTTTTTTTTAAAGATATTGATTTGCAAGCAGTCTATTTTTTGCCTATAAAAAAGTCAATGAGTCGCTGAGATGCGGCTAATGAATTCATCGATCTGTTTGTATTTTTGTTACATTTGGCTCGGGCAAGGACTTGGCAGTAGAAACTTACCCCTTTAAAACTTTGTTGCCCTGAAGAATGGTGTATACTAAAAAAATGGAGGAAAAGTTTTTTAACTTAAAAAAAGATTTGGTCATTAAATAAATTTGGTCGTATGAAAAAAATAATAATAAATCAAAGTCCATGGGAAACCAGAATCGCAATCGTTCGCGATAACAAGCTTGAAAATCTATTTTTCGGCAAAAGCACCAACACGGAGCTTGAACGATCTTTTTTTAAAGGTAGAGTCTCAAAAATTTTACCAGGAATTCAAACAGCCTTTGTTGATATTGGCGAAGAGCGAGCTGGCTTTTTACACATATCAGAAATTGATCATGATCTTGCTCTCAACCGGATCATGGGAACTGATCAAATTGATGAAATCAAAGACAGCGAAAAAGACACTGATGATGAGGTTGTTAAGCCTCGCATGTCTTCTGAAAAAATGGATATTTCCAAAATTTTGCATGAAGGCGAAGATCTTTTGGTGCAGGTAAGTAAAGAACCTGTTGACGAAAAGGGTGCAAAGTTAAAAACCTGTTTTACATTACCAGGTCGCTTTATTGTTCTTACTCCCAATATTCCGCGCATTGGGGTTTCAAAAAAAATTGAAGATCGAGCAGAACGAGTTCGTTTAAAAGAAATTATTTCAAAGCATTTGCCATCAGGAATGGGCGCTGTGATTCGTACTTCGGCAGAAGGAAAAAGTGAAGGTGAAATTCAAAAAGATCTTTCATTTTTAACTTCCGATTGGGACAGTGTTTTAGCGTTGTATGCAAAAGCTGAGTCGAAGACAAAAATTTATGAAGATGTTGACGTTTCTTTGCAAGTCGTTAGAGATCATTTGGATGGCGACATAGAAGAAATCATTACCGACAATAAAGAAAATCACGCAGAGATATACAAATATTTAAGCAAGGTAGCTCCTGAATTTAAATACAAAGTAAAACTTTATGAAGCTGTCGGAAATTTATTTGATAGATATGACATTGATCGACAAATTGAGCGCGCTCTTGAGAAAAAAGTTTCGTTAAAATCGGGCGGTTCAATTATTATTGAAACAACAGAAGCTTTAACGGTTATTGACGTTAACACGGGACGATTTGTTGGTAAGGGTAACTTAGAAGATACGATTTCAAAAACTAATTTAGAAGCTGCTCGCGAAGTAGTTTTGCAATTAAAATTACGCAACATTGGTGGACTCATAGTTATTGATTTTATTGATATGGTTAATACCAAAAATAAATTAAAATTGGTTTCTTATTTTGAGCAAACGCTTAAAGAGCTTGATAAGTTTCAAGCGGTCGTTTTACAAGTTTCTGAATTTGGCATTGTGCAGATGACGCGTAAGCGCTCAGGTAAAACACTCATGCGTCAGCTAACTGACGTTTGTTATTGCTGCTCAGGGCTTGGCCGGTTGCCATCTGTGCGTGCAGAGAGCTATGAAATTCTTAGAAAATTAAAAGTTGAAATTCAAACAAAGTTTGCTAAAAAAAATCTACTTTTTGAAATAAATGGTGCGGTGTTTGATTTTATATCGAGCATTGAATTCAATTCGATTTTACAGCTTGAGAAGGACTTTAGCTGCAATATCACTTTGCTCAGCAATGATCAGATAAAGCGTCATGATTTTACAATAAAAGAAAAATAAAATTCTAGATATATACAAAATCTCAGAGGAAAAAACATGGAAAAGTCTTCCGTTGAAAAATCTTTTGCGCTTGAAAGATATCCTGATTATAGAATGGATATTGGGATAGAGGTTCATGTTCAATTAAATACACAAAGTAAAATATTTTGTTCTTGTTCTAATGCTTTAACCGATGAACAAAATAAGAATATTTGCCAGATTTGTGCTGGGTATCCAGGAGTTTTGCCGGTACTTAATCATCAAGTTGTGCAGTTTGCTGTGATGGCCGGGCTTGGAACATATTGTGAAATTTCTTCTGTTTCACAGTTTGATCGTAAACATTATTTTTATCCTGATCTTCCTAAGAATTATCAAATCACTCAAAACAACTTACCAATATGCAAAAATGGCTATGTCATGATTCGTTTGGAAGATGGAACTGAGAAAAAAATTCGCATTAATCGAATTCACATCGAAGAAGATGCTGGAAAAAACTCGCATTCTGATTTGACTGGTGAAAGCTATGTTGATTTAAACAGAACCGGAACTCCGCTTATCGAAATTGTATCCGAACCAGACATTGAAAATGCTCAAGAAGCAAAAGCGTATCTGAAAGCATTGCGTTTGATTATGCAATATTTGGGCGTAAGCACTTGCAACATGGAAGAAGGATCGTTTAGAGCTGATACCAATCTGTCAGTTCGCAAAAAAACATCTCAGATATTGGGTACTCGTTGTGAATTGAAAAACATTAACTCCTTTAAATTTATTTCCGACGCCATTGAATATGAAACAGAGCGTCAAATTGAATCGCTTGAATCTGGCGGAAAAATAAGACAAGAAACAAGATTGTGGGATTCAAAGAACCGCAAATCAATGCCGATGAGATCAAAAGAAGAATCTGCAGATTACCGATTTTGTCCAGATCCTGATTTGTCATTGGTGCAAGTTTCTACTGACGCTTTAGCAGCGATACAAAAAGATTTTCCAGAATTGCCTTATGAAAAATATCATCGCTACATGAAAGAGTGGAATCTTTCTGCGTACGAAGCAGATGTCATTACTTCTGATGTAGAGTTCACGAAATATTTTGAAGCTGTAATGAAAATCTATCCGAAAAAAACAGCGGTTCATTGGTTCTTGCGTGATGTGATCGGTTTGGTTAATGAGCAAAAAATAGAGTTGTCAGCATGCCCTGTGACTCCTGAAAAACTGGCAAAAATTGTTGAGATGCTTGATGGAAGTATCATTAATAATACAGCTGCAAAAGAAGTCTTTGAACTTATTGCTGCGCAGGGTGGAGAGCCTGAAGCAATCGTTGAGCAAAAAGGCTTGAAACAAATCGGATCACAAGATGAGCTAGAAAAAATAGTTGTAACTATTTTACAAGAAAATCCAGCGCTTATTGAGCAGTACAAAGCTGGCAAACAAAACGTTTTTGGATTTTTTGTTGGAGCTTGTATGAAAGCTACCGGCGGAAAAGGTAATCCTAAAATGCTACAAGATTTGCTAAAAAAACATTTACAGTAAACGCAAATATTCGAATTTTAAAAGGCGCCTTTAACCAGGCGCCTTTTTATACTTGTGCCTCGGCGTAGCTGAAAGCGAAGCCGGGTTATTTATTTATCCTTCTTTTCTTCAATAGGCGAATTAATATTAGAAGAAATAATATCAAAAGAAGAACATGTTGATAAAGATCTTGAATGTTGCTCTGCAGCATTAGATAAACTGTTAGTAGGAGCAGAAGATTCTGAAGTCTCAAGAAGATCGGTGAATTTAATGTTACTATACTCAGGAAGAGGGAGTTGATTTGTAGAGAGCGCTGTTCGGGGTTGCATTTCTTCTTCAAACGCTTGAAATGGATCTTTAGCTGTAATTAGTACTTGCTGATTAATGTTTTGTTGTGTTGATGGTTTTTTACATTTAGAAATTAACCAACCAAAGCATCCAGCAAGGCAAGAACAATCGAAGGATGTTTGTATCTGTTGCGTAGTGAAAAAAGTTGCTAAAATGCATAAAATCAAATTCTTTTTCATGAGTACCTCTTTACTTCTAAGCTACTTGCGCTGTAGGTTTTGCTGCCGTTGTTGTTTTGATGGCCTTTGCAGAAGCTTTTCCAGTTTTTGATTTTTTATTTGTTTTTGTAATTTTAGTTTTATTAGCAGCTGAAGATTTAATCTTTTTTGTATTTACCATTGAAGCGGCTAAGTTTTCGATAGTTGAAGGGTTTGGTGACGTAGGTTTCGCTAGTTTATCGTCAGTTTTAGTTGAGGCAGTAGCAGCATTTTTTTCTTTGTATGCTTTTATTTCAGCCTTAGTTGCAATTTTAGGGGCCCCTTTTTTTATGGTGACTGAAATTTTATCACTATCAAGCCCTGTCCATACCTTAGCAAGTTTGAGTGGTTTGTTATTTATACCTAACTCAGAAACTCCTATGAATGATGCGCTGACTGCTGCTGAAGATGTTGGTATGATCAGTTTTGGACGAAAGCTTAACGTGCTCTTTGCCGCGATTGATGCTGTAAGCCCAGAAGCTGTAATAGTTTTTATTTTTGTCGGTTCATCTGATGTTGAATATTTAATAGTTACGCTTGTAAGAGTGGTAGTATTTGAAGGATGCATATTGTTAACTTTTATTGCTGTTGGAATAATAAGTGTATATTTACCAGGGGTTGCTGCAACCAGTGGTGTTGGTTTTGCCACAACAGGCATAACAACAGGTTTTACAACAACGGGCTTTATCACAACAGGCCTTGGAGCAACAGGTTTCGGCATAACTGGTTTCGGTGCAACTACTGGTCTTACAACAACTGCTGGTTTTACAATAGGCTTTATCGCAACTGGTGGTTTTACAGCAGCTACAACAGGCGTTACAGTTTTTTTTGCTGCGGGAACAGCTGGTGTTAGCGTGGAAAAAGAAAAAAGTGTTATCATTGCGTAAAGCAGAAATGATTTTTTCACAAAGGTCTCCTTGATTCATTTTTTATGAAATATTTTGGACCTTATATGTATACATTGACGAATTTTTAAAGTGAAGCTTTTTTTACAGGAAGCAATTGAGATGTTTCTTTAAAAGAGTGCAGAGAGTCGTTGTTATATGTTGGTACTGTTGCTCTGGATTGTTGTAAAATTTTAATAATTCTGAATGTAGTTTTTTATCATTTTTTGATAAAAATAACATTTGTTCAATGGAGATTTTATCTTTAAATAAAAAATATATTTTTTCTTCGATGTCTGTTTTGTGCATATCGATACAGAGATTACTAATTGAATGTAGGCTGCTATTGATTAATTCAAAGGTAAATGATTCCAGTTCCTGAAATGAATGTCCTGTTTCTGCCTGGATAGCTTTAAAAAAATCATCTTCATCAAACGATATATTCTTTATTTCACACTGTTGTTTCATAGTGTTTTTTATGGCCATGGCGCAGAGCATGTAGCGGCTCATGCTTTGTGAAAAGAGAAAATAATTAAGGGTTTGGTTAATTTGTCGATATTTCGAAATGGTATCGATTAAGTAATTGCAGGCGAAGCATGATGTGGCAAGAAATGTAAGAGGATAGTCGGCGATCATATTTGCGATGCTTTCTTTCTTAACATAAAGTGCTATGGCAACAATGGTAGGAATCATGATGAGTCTGCTTTTTGAGAGCCATTGTTGTATTTGTAAATCATTTACAACAGGCGAAAAGTTATAAACATACGGCACAATCAAGTCCGTCGTGATTTCTTTACGGTGTGGCATGTTTTGCGGCAAGTTTGCACTAAAAGTGAACAATAAAAAAACATACAAAGCTTGGTTTTTTTGAAGCATTTAGAATTCCTTTTACATTGCATGCTTTAAAAGTTTACATTGGCTGATGTGGTGAGGTAGTCAAATTATAAAAACATTTCTTTAAACAAGATGGTATACATATGGGTCTTGATTCAAGAAAATGCATTAAATATATGATTCTTGTTTTTCTGAGTGCGTTTAGCTCAATGCAATCTAATTTTTCAGACGACGAGCAAATATCGTATCTAGTATTAAAAGAAGACATGTGCGATATATCGCGTAGGCTTCAAAAAGTTATTGAAAAAATTGAGGCATCGGATGACTTAGAAGAAGAAAAATTGTTGCAAGA from Candidatus Babeliales bacterium includes these protein-coding regions:
- a CDS encoding Jag N-terminal domain-containing protein — translated: MKSVLAQGATVVKAIEEALKKADMPQEFFVKILEEAQSGFLGFGSKKAKIALFFRKESFEQRGDGVLAQSSYEKLFNNQSMQKQIDNQQRDVPSQKDVKPAPSAPVAPRPQVVVRPQAPAQTTVRRPNQFLQRELRPVTPQVKENQPQARPQQVRSLEKTDSLQRPQRRLQDIPQRQLPRRDQPRRDESRRDESRRDEFARDEFTRDQPRSEASDRDQARRNEPHRDQSRRDEFNRDEFNKDQSRREQPRREQPRRDDSFSSDQSGQERSGLQDSGSERSQRPNYPNRRRSRYHSPRPRQTDGDGGSSTSTTPKNTNDSDDNF
- the mnmE gene encoding tRNA uridine-5-carboxymethylaminomethyl(34) synthesis GTPase MnmE, with product MIPTTTSNRLLAQHEQTIVALCTPQGSGAIGLIRLSGSDALAIADSLSLLPSGKKLSQQVSHTIHYGWVVDDNQTHIDQVLFLLMRAPKTFTGQDVVEISCHNNQFLIEKIIDRALQCGARLASKGEFTQRAVMLGKIDLLQAEAMNDLIHAQTAESLKYSLQQLEGSFSSWIADAEFAVVEMVAFCEASFEFIDEEIEFAHDVSVKMEKLIQKIEALLKTYSKQQYIKEGIRIVLIGSVNAGKSSLLNCLLDKKRAIVTPIPGTTRDTIEAGMFRDGNFLTIVDTAGIRKTDDEIEQEGIDRSFKEAASADIILLIVDQSQQLSEQEQQAYTEIIEKYLPKIILVQNKIDLDKATSKIIFDGPVVQISAKENKHVQDLFDATAKKIDELKGSEAITCLLNNRQHDLLVKFLEHIKQVLPMLQNSVDYELVSYQLKESLVLLSEMTGRSVSEAVLDKVFQSFCVGK
- a CDS encoding OmpA family protein; this translates as MQTKSNKVILFSFAILALLLGGCKKNQNKSEPKKDSFFSKDQNKFSKNKKSSATEPFDLDDNSMKTFALDDHLSKHKSTEQGLQTPSESKLFSWEDSAAEESKHLFKTLYFDFDKDILKPVEHSNLHKNIDQAKKMIKQGKTIVIEGHACHSAGSAIYNLALSEKRARHVAQKFAEAGIDSSNIKIAPRGQEMPVVKDGNKKQQAPNRRVEIFAIDSK
- a CDS encoding Rne/Rng family ribonuclease, with protein sequence MKKIIINQSPWETRIAIVRDNKLENLFFGKSTNTELERSFFKGRVSKILPGIQTAFVDIGEERAGFLHISEIDHDLALNRIMGTDQIDEIKDSEKDTDDEVVKPRMSSEKMDISKILHEGEDLLVQVSKEPVDEKGAKLKTCFTLPGRFIVLTPNIPRIGVSKKIEDRAERVRLKEIISKHLPSGMGAVIRTSAEGKSEGEIQKDLSFLTSDWDSVLALYAKAESKTKIYEDVDVSLQVVRDHLDGDIEEIITDNKENHAEIYKYLSKVAPEFKYKVKLYEAVGNLFDRYDIDRQIERALEKKVSLKSGGSIIIETTEALTVIDVNTGRFVGKGNLEDTISKTNLEAAREVVLQLKLRNIGGLIVIDFIDMVNTKNKLKLVSYFEQTLKELDKFQAVVLQVSEFGIVQMTRKRSGKTLMRQLTDVCYCCSGLGRLPSVRAESYEILRKLKVEIQTKFAKKNLLFEINGAVFDFISSIEFNSILQLEKDFSCNITLLSNDQIKRHDFTIKEK
- the gatB gene encoding Asp-tRNA(Asn)/Glu-tRNA(Gln) amidotransferase subunit GatB; translated protein: MEKSSVEKSFALERYPDYRMDIGIEVHVQLNTQSKIFCSCSNALTDEQNKNICQICAGYPGVLPVLNHQVVQFAVMAGLGTYCEISSVSQFDRKHYFYPDLPKNYQITQNNLPICKNGYVMIRLEDGTEKKIRINRIHIEEDAGKNSHSDLTGESYVDLNRTGTPLIEIVSEPDIENAQEAKAYLKALRLIMQYLGVSTCNMEEGSFRADTNLSVRKKTSQILGTRCELKNINSFKFISDAIEYETERQIESLESGGKIRQETRLWDSKNRKSMPMRSKEESADYRFCPDPDLSLVQVSTDALAAIQKDFPELPYEKYHRYMKEWNLSAYEADVITSDVEFTKYFEAVMKIYPKKTAVHWFLRDVIGLVNEQKIELSACPVTPEKLAKIVEMLDGSIINNTAAKEVFELIAAQGGEPEAIVEQKGLKQIGSQDELEKIVVTILQENPALIEQYKAGKQNVFGFFVGACMKATGGKGNPKMLQDLLKKHLQ